GGTATGTGAACCAGGAGGACGAAGGTGAGGAGGGTGGATCCAAGAGGGTTTCCCTCCAATCTGATGAGAATGGCAAAGAGAAAGAGCTGCCCGACATGGAGATGGGTGAACACAGCAAGCCATTCACCTTGTCCTGGTTGCCGTGTTTCCGTGTGAAAGTAAAGCAGCAAGACCACATGTGGATTAAAGAGGAGCAGAACCATACAGTCCACATAGTGATGATGGGAGATGACCGGGTGCTGGGGAGACTGGCCAAGGCGTTATATTACATCCGGTATTGTGACTTAATGTGTTACTCAACCTAGCTCCATACTGATGACTTGAAATTACACACAGTAGAACTCCTACATTTGGAAATGGATGTgaattgttttacaatgtgcattGCTTTTATTTGCAGGAAACAGGAGGCAAAACAAATCATGTCCACCAAAAGAGTGAACCTGGAAATATATTACGTCCCTGTCACTGATGAGCCTATCATGAATTCCCCTGTGAGATTGAATCCAGTCTGAAAACCGATTATATTCATGAgttttatcatttatttaatcATCCTTCTCATGCTGCATATTACAGTGACCATTAAGATTAAAAGGGTTATGAAAACAGTCTTGATTGTGTTTCAGAGAACGACCACACAGGTTCAGAACAACTTGTCTCTAGCCTTGTTCTTAGGAAAGATTGATCCCTGGTACGAAAGCAACATCAACAGTTTGGGAATTGTGATTCCAAAGCTAGCAGTAACGGTAATGATGATTTACATTATCTGTGTCACAAAGTAATTCTGATCATCATTACCCAGAAAGACACATTAAATGGGGATACCTAAACCGAGGGAAATAAACATCCAGTGAAGTCAAAGTCTGAGTTAATCCTCTGCCATTTCAGCAGTCTAGTCACAGCAGGTCATCCGAACCCAACCACTTCCTTGCGGACGTCCTCTCCTACTACCTCCGCTGTGGCCTCCAGCCAGTCTACTTCCCACTATACTCTGTCAAGGTCAGGTCACTGAGAAATCCTACTTTCCTCTTTGGACCTGTAAGGAGCTGGTGCATGGCTCTCCCATTGACATAGGTAGCTCCATTTCCATCAAAGAAAAATCTATCAGTTTAGTTTGTTCTTGTTGTCCTGTGCTTTTCAGATCTCAGTCTCCGGAATGGATGGCAGCCCTGTTGAGGAAGTGTTTGTGTCCCACCTAGAAGCAGAGTTCCCTGACCTTAAAACACTCAACAAACGACAAACAGGGAAGTCACTTGGAACCTGTGGGGCGTTGGTTTCAGTGAATTACAGAAAGGTTATTTTTAAAGACTTTCTTCCCTATTCGTGCAACAGCATATCTTTTTTTGTTAGAGATTAGTaaatggtggtggtgttgtgtaATTGATTGGTTAGTGCAGTCATCGCATAACTGTGGTAATTTCGGGAataattgatacatttattagCAACAATGGAAATGGCTAAAACAGTCACATGATCTTCTAAATCAACTGACTTGTTTATACTGtaaggtgggacttttcagaTGTTGCTTTCCTTTAACTTTAGAACCATTTGCCATGAATGTTTGAATCTGACAGTGTCTTATATTCCTTCTTCAGGTCTCCTTGAGCAAACAAGAAGTTATTAAGGAAATGTCAGTCATCTCGTATGGAGTGGTTGTCACTGCAATTTCACCCAATGAAACAGGTTTGCATTCAAACATACCTACTTACATCAATGGGAACTTTGTTTCAGgaactaaaataaacattttctcatCGCTAGATCTGGATGTCCTCACTGTCAATTTTGACACCCTGAATTCAAGATGTTGCATGGTAAGGATGTATCTGAATGTGAtacaatgaattacagaattaaaAGGTACTAAAATCTGAAACCCAATGGGACTGGTGGCTTCATCACCGACAAATCTGATGAATTAGGCAATTCTGTAAGCTTCATCATTAGTTTGAGCTTGGAACATGGACAGGCACAATGGAGGAAGCTAAATGTAGCACACAGATGTTTCACCAATCCTGATTCtcttcagttttgtttttgccctagcattAAACATTTTGGAGCATCAGGAACAGGATTGGAAACACCAAACCAACCCAATAGGGTATTATATGTTACACCACTGTTTTCACAGGAGATCAGGACCCAGAACATAAGCATCAGAATTCTGGAGGATAAGACATTCAATGTCTGTCTGGACAAAGACTATCGCAGGACATACACAAATGTCCAAAGGTCAGACATGACATTTTTCGAGAACTATTAGTTCTAGAACACCATAACGCTCAATCAATGATACAGAAGTTAGATTATTGTAATTTACAGTTTATATTTGTGGTCTCAAACTGCAATAACCAAGTATCAACTACTCTTTTACAGTATGGAAATCTCTCCATGCTTGGATCCAGTAAACTGCATCCAGACAATTTCCAAATCTGAGGGGACAGGGCTAAGCAAGTACTTCTGCAAGTCTCTGCATCTGCCAATCAACACCTTCACTGGCAGTCACCACTAACACAGTTACTTTTAAAAatgagatgtccttgcaatttgacagatttggagcgcttttgcaaagaagagtgggcaaatatttccacttcaagatgtgccatgttaatagacacctacccaaaaagacttgagtgctgtaataaagtcaaaaggtgcttcaacaaagtattactttaagggtgtgcacacttgtgcaaccaggttattgtaaggtttttatttttcatttttcccccttgaagatttccgtttgtttttcaattgaagttttcacattataggtaacattacaagtggaaaatgttcatgatttctttgtcttgtTCTTTTACGTTCTACAGGATGTCCTATGGGATTTTGGGGCACTTTCTTGTAGGACAGTTCATGCAGGATCCTGTAAGAATCCTGCAGGTTGTCCTTTAGGAAATAAATCATCCATGAATCATGCAAATAATCTTTAAAAGTATCCTACGGGAATTCCAACAGGAAAGGAGATCCTGCAGGATTTGTCTTCCACTTTCCTGTAGGACAATTATTGTTGGATTCTGTAGGTAGTCCTTCAGGAAATAAATCCTGTAGGAATCATGCAAATAATCCTCAACATTTTTTCACAAACTATCTGCAGGATTGAAAGGAGCATAACAGCAAAATGGTCCTTTACTCCTGTGAGATATCTTTTAGCTCTGGTTCCTGCgggtaattaaaaaaatgtcatgGCAATTTTATGTACAACCTGTATCCTCATCCCAATTTCctgtaatacaataaaaatgctttaaaaagacTAGACAGAAAGCAGTATACATCAGATTGTACagcaattttatttttcaatgcaGCATAATGAGTTTGATTGTCCATTTAAACTCTAGCATTGGATAAAAGATGATTCCTAAGAAAATCGCCTGCATGGTTGTCCAGTGTTGACTGTTGTCTATAGGCACACTCTCTGGGGAGgacaagagagagaagaggggcaGATTTTCTAGAATATAACAgtcaaaactgtgtgtgtgtgtgtgtgtatgtatgtgttacCTTTGCATCATGGCATCTTGTGGTAGTCAGTCTTACTGTTGTCTTGGTCTGTTGTCTACATAGTCTTGGTCTAAACTGGGGAGGAAATGAGAGAGGCAGAGTTCAAATCTCGgtcaggggaggagaggagaaatagGAAATGTGAAGAGCTCATAAGATGTAAAGGCAGAAAGTGGGTGCATGTAAGTGTTATATTTGCATCATGGCTTCCTGTGgtagtctctcactgttgttcaTAGTCTAGGTCTAAACTGGGGAGGAAATGTGAGGGGCTGAGTTCAAATCTCGgtcaggggaggagaggagaaatagGAAATGTGAAGAGCTCATAAGATGTAAAGGCAGAAAGTGGGTGCATGTATGTGTTATATTTGCATCATGGCTTCCTGTGGTAGTCTCTCACTGGTGTTCATAGTCTAGGTCTAAACTGGGGAGGAAATGAGAGGGGCAGAGTTCACAGGGCATAACAGTGTTAATTTATACTTTTGCTCAATGATCTGTTATTTTATGCATTTAACTGAGAGAAAGGAGATAAGATAGACAGATGTAATAGTATgcaagctgtgtgtgtatgtgttagctTCTCTTCATGGCATATTGTGGTAGTCAGTCGCACTGTTGTTCATAGGCTCGGTCTAAATTGGGGAGTAGAGCATATAGATGAGAAAGGTAGAAGTCATAGGACTTaaactgtatgtgtctgtatatagTAGTTAGCTTCTCTTCATGTTCTCTTATGGTAGTCAGTGTTCAcatctgttgtttttaaaaagttcCTATTAAGCATTAGGCTAAAGGCCAGAAATTCTAGTATATTACTAATAGGCTGTCAACTAATTGAAATGGGTAATGGGTAAACTAAACCACCAAGAAATGTTTCAAAAGTTtacaaattacattattttgtggactattttaacttgtttttgttctctATAATGGTGTGAGTTGATAAACTGCAACAGACAATTGGGCTAACAAAGTCATGCCAATAACAATATAACTGACACCAGTGTAGCTCTGCAAAACCTACCCCTGGTTTCTATGACATTGGCTAGAGAACTCTCATCCATCTACAACTTGTATCTGGTGTCAAACTCGTTGCGTTGCCCCGTAAGATATCTCAAGCAAACCGAAAAGGTACGTTTCCAATCCGATGATGCATTGCGGTGCGGTTGGTGTTATATTTTCAACTCGTGCGTGGTTTAACTGTTGCGGTGGTACGACGGAAGTTCAAGTTCCCAATGAATGGAGTACGTGGCAACGAGTGACTTATCAAGTGGTTtatcaaatgttatattatttacaatgtcaAATCTACAGTTGTTCAAGCTAGTAGATTTGATAATctactaaataaaataattaaagtgGCTACAGTACATAACCAACTCAAAAACTCACAAAAAGTAATGAATGTAGATAGCTAACAACATTTAGCTAGAGCAACACCTGTACATTGAGAACCATTCTGCTCTAGCTTAGCTGAATCACCAGCACCAATTTTCCACAATTATAGTATCTCATTCAACTGCGCTGATATCCCGGCTGTCGTAGCAATCCTGCTCTAGGCAGCATTTTTGGCTTAGTAGCGATATGCACTGCTCGAGAGCAGGTTCTCTACCGtattacctgagcattgtttctgaccatgtcaatccctttatgaccaccatgtacccatcctctgatggctacttccagcaggataatgcaccatgtcacaaagctcgaatcat
This is a stretch of genomic DNA from Esox lucius isolate fEsoLuc1 chromosome 11, fEsoLuc1.pri, whole genome shotgun sequence. It encodes these proteins:
- the pik3r6b gene encoding phosphoinositide 3-kinase regulatory subunit 6 isoform X1: MSTAVESSMYNNIQAMLRQAASSCNRGMLRWTLHKKAEKEPSNSILLIRVLVKELEKVEGLDNNMHIIPLLHTIFYVIIQSGHISGNLLQRVYECFKRLLTHPEPYCTIALKYIRSMKMEQITPGALYLRRVIAEHSLTNKYFPHQEKVVVFADPAVLSRALWQAVRADLEQACPSSDTLTKQRLVLLHILQAGLLKTCNGPILTQALEDLGEDVEQFFQEVVLAVEHSVENHVSGRDQYQTRLQKIYSEILTAVNQDPKAGDILSNAPLPSPAINFHLWTNEEELLNELVNFTLSINPSERRYVNQEDEGEEGGSKRVSLQSDENGKEKELPDMEMGEHSKPFTLSWLPCFRVKVKQQDHMWIKEEQNHTVHIVMMGDDRVLGRLAKALYYIRKQEAKQIMSTKRVNLEIYYVPVTDEPIMNSPRTTTQVQNNLSLALFLGKIDPWYESNINSLGIVIPKLAVTQSSHSRSSEPNHFLADVLSYYLRCGLQPVYFPLYSVKISVSGMDGSPVEEVFVSHLEAEFPDLKTLNKRQTGKSLGTCGALVSVNYRKVSLSKQEVIKEMSVISYGVVVTAISPNETDLDVLTVNFDTLNSRCCMEIRTQNISIRILEDKTFNVCLDKDYRRTYTNVQSMEISPCLDPVNCIQTISKSEGTGLSKYFCKSLHLPINTFTGSHH
- the pik3r6b gene encoding phosphoinositide 3-kinase regulatory subunit 6 isoform X2, whose translation is MSTAVESSMYNNIQAMLRQAASSCNRGMLRWTLHKKAEKEPSNSILLIRVLVKELEKVEGLDNNMHIIPLLHTIFYVIIQSGHISGNLLQRVYECFKRLLTHPEPYCTIALKYIRSMKMEQITPGALYLRRVIAEHSLTNKYFPHQEKVVVFADPAVLSRALWQAVRADLEQACPSSDTLTKQRLVLLHILQAGLLKTCNGPILTQALEDLGEDVEQFFQEVVLAVEHSVENHVSGRDQYQTRLQKIYSEILTAVNQDPKAGDILSNAPLPSPAINFHLWTNEEELLNELVNFTLSINPSERRYVNQEDEGEEGGSKRVSLQSDENGKEKELPDMEMGEHSKPFTLSWLPCFRVKVKQQDHMWIKEEQNHTVHIVMMGDDRVLGRLAKALYYIRKQEAKQIMSTKRVNLEIYYVPVTDEPIMNSPRTTTQVQNNLSLALFLGKIDPWYESNINSLGIVIPKLAVTQSSHSRSSEPNHFLADVLSYYLRCGLQPVYFPLYSVKISVSGMDGSPVEEVFVSHLEAEFPDLKTLNKRQTGKSLGTCGALVSVNYRKVSLSKQEVIKEMSVISYGVVVTAISPNETDLDVLTVNFDTLNSRCCMIRTQNISIRILEDKTFNVCLDKDYRRTYTNVQSMEISPCLDPVNCIQTISKSEGTGLSKYFCKSLHLPINTFTGSHH
- the pik3r6b gene encoding phosphoinositide 3-kinase regulatory subunit 6 isoform X3 — protein: MLLFRVVVFADPAVLSRALWQAVRADLEQACPSSDTLTKQRLVLLHILQAGLLKTCNGPILTQALEDLGEDVEQFFQEVVLAVEHSVENHVSGRDQYQTRLQKIYSEILTAVNQDPKAGDILSNAPLPSPAINFHLWTNEEELLNELVNFTLSINPSERRYVNQEDEGEEGGSKRVSLQSDENGKEKELPDMEMGEHSKPFTLSWLPCFRVKVKQQDHMWIKEEQNHTVHIVMMGDDRVLGRLAKALYYIRKQEAKQIMSTKRVNLEIYYVPVTDEPIMNSPRTTTQVQNNLSLALFLGKIDPWYESNINSLGIVIPKLAVTQSSHSRSSEPNHFLADVLSYYLRCGLQPVYFPLYSVKISVSGMDGSPVEEVFVSHLEAEFPDLKTLNKRQTGKSLGTCGALVSVNYRKVSLSKQEVIKEMSVISYGVVVTAISPNETDLDVLTVNFDTLNSRCCMEIRTQNISIRILEDKTFNVCLDKDYRRTYTNVQSMEISPCLDPVNCIQTISKSEGTGLSKYFCKSLHLPINTFTGSHH